The Chryseobacterium indicum genome includes a window with the following:
- a CDS encoding voltage-gated chloride channel family protein, giving the protein MSQHQRNLNRTIKFHTVFFFRKYPALPYILKWLLISTLIGILVGSGSAGFLKSLQWATDFRENHLWLIAFLPVGGFLTGLLYHYFGKDVEAGNNLLLENIQEPKEIIPFKMAPFVYLGTMVTHFFGGSAGREGTALQMAGAISDQLTKILKLDKNDRKILLISAIAAGFGSVFGTPLAGAVFGLEVFLIGRIRYNAIFPAFTSAVLADLVTNLWKAKHTHYHIELIPKLEFLPILYSVLAGILFGICAAAFSRMIHFTGSIFKSNIKYPPFRPVVGGIIVAVAVFAMGTTRYIGLGIPTIVESFEKQLPLYDFAFKMIFTIVTLSAGFKGGEVTPLFFIGATLGSALSLFIPLPFGLLAGMGFVAVFAGATNTPLACMLMGIELFGAECGIYVAIACIVSYLFSGNNSIYTKQKIGEAKNSRFEHLEDKNFSDL; this is encoded by the coding sequence ATGTCTCAACATCAAAGAAATTTAAACCGTACAATAAAATTTCACACTGTTTTTTTCTTCAGGAAATATCCGGCTTTGCCTTATATTCTGAAATGGCTTTTGATTAGTACTCTCATAGGAATTCTAGTGGGAAGTGGTTCTGCCGGATTTTTAAAATCACTGCAATGGGCAACCGATTTCCGGGAAAATCATCTCTGGCTGATTGCGTTTTTGCCTGTTGGTGGATTTTTAACGGGACTTTTGTATCATTATTTCGGAAAAGATGTGGAAGCAGGAAACAATTTGCTTCTGGAAAATATTCAGGAACCGAAGGAAATTATTCCTTTTAAAATGGCACCTTTTGTTTATTTAGGAACGATGGTGACTCATTTTTTCGGAGGTTCTGCAGGTCGTGAAGGAACGGCGCTTCAAATGGCGGGAGCGATTTCCGATCAACTGACAAAAATCCTGAAACTTGATAAAAACGACAGAAAAATTCTGCTGATCTCAGCTATTGCGGCGGGTTTTGGATCGGTTTTCGGAACTCCTTTAGCGGGAGCGGTTTTCGGACTTGAAGTTTTCCTGATCGGACGAATTCGTTACAATGCTATTTTTCCCGCGTTTACTTCTGCGGTTCTGGCTGATCTTGTCACCAATTTGTGGAAAGCAAAACATACGCACTATCATATCGAACTTATTCCAAAACTTGAATTTTTACCAATTTTATACAGTGTTTTGGCAGGAATTTTATTTGGAATCTGCGCTGCAGCTTTCAGCAGAATGATTCATTTTACAGGCTCTATTTTTAAATCTAACATAAAATATCCTCCGTTTCGTCCGGTTGTGGGCGGAATTATTGTTGCTGTTGCCGTTTTTGCAATGGGAACTACAAGATATATCGGATTGGGAATTCCGACCATTGTAGAATCTTTTGAAAAACAGCTTCCGCTTTATGATTTTGCCTTCAAAATGATTTTTACCATCGTTACGCTTTCAGCAGGATTTAAAGGCGGTGAAGTTACTCCCCTTTTCTTTATCGGGGCGACTTTAGGAAGTGCTTTGTCATTATTTATTCCGCTTCCGTTTGGTTTGCTCGCCGGAATGGGATTTGTGGCTGTTTTTGCGGGCGCAACCAATACCCCTCTTGCATGTATGCTTATGGGAATTGAATTGTTTGGAGCTGAATGTGGAATCTATGTTGCGATTGCATGCATTGTATCTTATTTATTTTCAGGAAATAACAGTATTTATACAAAACAAAAAATCGGCGAAGCTAAAAACAGTAGATTTGAGCATCTTGAGGATAAAAATTTCTCGGATTTGTAG